Proteins encoded together in one Micromonospora auratinigra window:
- a CDS encoding NAD-dependent epimerase/dehydratase family protein produces MTNDHIVVTGACGMLGSYLVDRLLAEGHRVHGVDLLPAARTAPGLTHSQGDVRDAALLARVLADASAVVHCAAALPSYPAEMIRSIIVDGTHAVLGAARRARVPRVVHISSTAVYGLPRLVPTPEDHPREPVDAYTRAKVEAELLVERFRADGLCVPVLRPKTFLGPGRMGLFAMLFEWAEEGRNFPVLGRGDVRVQMFAVQDLVDAVLTVLAAPDDVADDTYNLGAAEFGTLREDFQAVLDAAGHDRRVVGLPAGPALAALRALERSGLSPVYGRLLHKLRADSYVSIDKARERLGFKPRFANRDAILDTYDWWRANRGGAATGAGRTSREPWRQGALSLAKIFF; encoded by the coding sequence GTGACCAACGACCACATCGTGGTGACCGGGGCCTGCGGGATGCTCGGCTCGTACCTGGTCGACCGGCTGCTCGCCGAGGGACACCGGGTGCACGGCGTCGACCTGCTGCCCGCCGCGCGCACCGCGCCGGGACTGACCCACAGCCAGGGCGACGTCCGCGACGCCGCGCTGCTGGCCCGGGTGCTCGCCGACGCGTCCGCCGTCGTGCACTGCGCCGCCGCGCTGCCCAGCTACCCGGCGGAGATGATCCGGTCGATCATCGTGGACGGCACCCACGCGGTGCTCGGCGCCGCCCGCCGGGCGCGGGTGCCCCGGGTGGTGCACATCTCCTCCACCGCCGTGTACGGCCTGCCCCGGCTGGTACCCACCCCGGAGGACCATCCCCGCGAGCCTGTCGACGCGTACACCCGGGCGAAGGTCGAGGCGGAACTGCTGGTGGAACGGTTCCGGGCGGACGGGCTCTGCGTGCCGGTGCTGCGCCCCAAGACCTTCCTCGGCCCCGGCCGGATGGGTCTGTTCGCCATGCTCTTCGAGTGGGCCGAGGAGGGGCGCAACTTCCCGGTCCTCGGCCGTGGCGACGTGCGGGTGCAGATGTTCGCGGTGCAGGACCTGGTCGACGCGGTGCTCACCGTGCTGGCCGCCCCCGACGACGTGGCCGACGACACCTACAACCTGGGCGCGGCCGAGTTCGGCACGCTGCGCGAGGACTTCCAGGCGGTGCTCGACGCCGCCGGGCACGACCGGCGGGTGGTCGGGCTGCCGGCCGGGCCGGCGCTCGCGGCGCTGCGGGCGTTGGAGCGCAGCGGCCTCTCCCCGGTGTACGGGCGGTTGCTGCACAAGTTGCGCGCCGACTCGTACGTCAGCATCGACAAGGCCCGCGAGCGGCTCGGGTTCAAGCCCCGGTTCGCCAACCGCGACGCGATCCTCGACACCTACGACTGGTGGCGGGCGAACCGGGGCGGGGCGGCGACCGGGGCCGGGCGGACCAGCCGGGAACCCTGGCGGCAGGGCGCGCTGTCCCTCGCGAAGATCTTCTTCTAG
- a CDS encoding cation:proton antiporter encodes MLLLCFAVVLLAAVLVSALANRTILSTAALFLVAGFALGEGTTGVLHLRADSPIVAQLAELALFAVLFTDGMRVGWADLRSAWRLPGRALGWGLPLTLLVTAVLAHYVAGLGWPEALLIGAILAPTDPVFAAALVGNDKVPARLRHLLNVESGVNDGLALPFVVVLLAVAAGSADLHLGELATELAVGLAIGVLVPLAAIALERSRFFAASAAYAPLNGVAIGLLVLALGRATHGNLFLAAFAAGITVATFGPRERAAFEHFGENVAELLKLAALLVFGALISPGFLGEIPWTGWVFAVLAIVVARPVALWLSFLRSGLGLREQAAAMWFGPKGFASVVYGLLVLEAGIGAADEVFHLVALTIVISILAHSSTDVLVARAFDEAHEAPAWHGVLRRTRRAAAVVRGRAAAGPGGTDRVRPRRPTDTGDDATADGQASAK; translated from the coding sequence GTGCTGCTGCTCTGCTTCGCCGTCGTCCTGCTCGCCGCCGTGCTGGTGTCGGCGCTGGCGAACCGGACCATCCTGTCCACCGCGGCGCTGTTCCTGGTCGCCGGGTTCGCCCTCGGCGAGGGCACCACCGGGGTGCTGCACCTGCGGGCCGACTCGCCGATCGTCGCGCAGCTGGCGGAGCTGGCCCTGTTCGCGGTGCTCTTCACCGACGGGATGCGGGTCGGCTGGGCGGACCTGCGCAGCGCCTGGCGGCTGCCCGGCCGGGCGCTGGGTTGGGGCCTGCCGCTGACCCTGCTGGTCACCGCCGTGCTGGCGCACTACGTCGCCGGGCTGGGCTGGCCGGAGGCGCTGCTGATCGGGGCGATCCTCGCGCCCACCGACCCGGTGTTCGCCGCCGCGCTGGTCGGCAACGACAAGGTGCCGGCCCGGCTGCGGCACCTGCTCAACGTCGAGTCCGGGGTGAACGACGGGCTGGCCCTGCCGTTCGTGGTGGTGCTGCTGGCCGTCGCGGCCGGCTCCGCCGATCTGCACCTGGGGGAGCTGGCCACCGAGCTGGCCGTCGGGCTGGCGATCGGGGTGCTGGTGCCGCTGGCCGCCATCGCGTTGGAGCGGAGCCGGTTCTTCGCCGCCTCGGCCGCGTACGCGCCGCTCAACGGGGTGGCCATCGGGCTGCTGGTGCTGGCGCTGGGCAGGGCCACCCACGGCAACCTGTTCCTGGCCGCGTTCGCCGCCGGCATCACGGTGGCGACGTTCGGGCCCCGGGAGCGTGCCGCGTTCGAACACTTCGGCGAGAACGTCGCCGAGCTGCTGAAGCTGGCCGCGCTGCTGGTGTTCGGCGCGCTGATCTCGCCCGGCTTCCTCGGCGAGATCCCGTGGACCGGCTGGGTGTTCGCGGTGCTGGCGATCGTGGTGGCCCGGCCGGTCGCGCTCTGGCTGTCGTTCCTGCGCTCCGGGCTGGGCCTGCGGGAGCAGGCCGCCGCCATGTGGTTCGGCCCGAAGGGCTTCGCCTCGGTCGTCTACGGGCTGCTGGTGCTGGAGGCCGGCATCGGCGCCGCCGACGAGGTGTTCCACCTGGTCGCGTTGACGATCGTCATCTCGATCCTGGCGCACTCCTCCACCGACGTGCTGGTCGCCCGGGCGTTCGACGAGGCGCACGAGGCCCCGGCCTGGCACGGCGTGCTGCGCCGGACCCGCCGCGCCGCCGCCGTGGTGCGCGGACGCGCGGCGGCCGGCCCCGGCGGGACGGACCGTGTCCGGCCGCGCCGGCCCACCGACACCGGCGACGACGCCACGGCGGACGGTCAGGCGAGCGCGAAGTAG
- a CDS encoding phosphotransferase family protein, translating to MDLSRLGTPTRPLTRVSGGFANRTYRLDTDQGSFAVKELNLVDRRATYHVEEVFRFERAAFAAGIPMPEPISADRELLVHRWVEGERVPESPVSRAYAREIGEILARLHTLDVEWTHAPVDEPTPRDWPALAARAVATGQPWADEFAAQVPTFLAIADLVDTCDRPGPVVLTHRDVQPWNLLARDGRPVLLDWELSGLLDLSAELGSTALSLAKGPGFDDIEPAVFRAVLDGYAGAGGVLPPSGPSWFVHLIGGWLGHTRWNVVRCLAGAEAATGPESAVSHAAVRDAVRGLPDLFGRLPQLDALLP from the coding sequence GTGGACCTCTCCCGCCTCGGCACGCCGACCAGGCCGCTGACCCGCGTGTCCGGCGGGTTCGCCAACCGGACCTACCGGCTCGACACCGACCAGGGGTCGTTCGCGGTGAAGGAGTTGAACCTCGTCGACCGCCGGGCGACGTACCACGTCGAGGAGGTGTTCCGGTTCGAGCGGGCGGCCTTCGCCGCCGGGATCCCGATGCCGGAGCCGATCTCGGCCGACCGGGAGCTGCTCGTGCACCGGTGGGTCGAGGGCGAACGGGTGCCCGAGTCGCCGGTGTCCCGGGCGTACGCGCGCGAGATCGGGGAGATCCTCGCCCGCCTGCACACGCTCGACGTCGAGTGGACCCATGCTCCGGTCGACGAGCCGACGCCCCGGGACTGGCCCGCGCTCGCCGCGCGGGCGGTGGCGACCGGCCAGCCGTGGGCCGACGAGTTCGCCGCCCAGGTGCCGACGTTCCTCGCGATCGCCGATCTCGTCGACACCTGCGACCGACCCGGGCCCGTCGTGCTGACCCACCGGGACGTCCAACCCTGGAACCTGCTCGCCCGCGACGGTCGCCCGGTGCTGCTCGACTGGGAACTCTCCGGGCTGCTCGACCTCTCCGCTGAGCTGGGCTCGACCGCGCTGAGCCTCGCGAAGGGGCCCGGCTTCGACGACATCGAGCCGGCCGTCTTCCGCGCCGTCCTCGACGGGTACGCCGGCGCGGGCGGCGTGCTGCCGCCGTCGGGTCCGAGCTGGTTCGTCCACCTGATCGGCGGTTGGCTCGGGCACACCCGGTGGAACGTGGTCCGCTGCCTGGCCGGCGCCGAGGCGGCGACCGGCCCCGAGTCGGCGGTGTCGCACGCGGCGGTGCGCGACGCCGTACGCGGCCTGCCCGACCTGTTCGGCCGGCTGCCGCAGCTCGACGCGCTGCTGCCCTGA
- a CDS encoding glycoside hydrolase family 10 protein: MSAATPPAPPAPSARRRRALVAVLAVLAVLAVAVPVGVGSLRDRSPGGAGTRPATTGGAPAGDGTPSCAGRPVTAPRELRGMWITTVNNIDWPSRPGLPAATVQAEFRGWLDLAVRQRHNAVFVHVRPSGDALWPSAYAPWSQWLTGSRDGRDPGWDPMEFMVAEAHARNLEFHAWFNPYRGGQPATVGGPGPRLDQLAPDHPLRRHPEWVVTYPSADKPGSRLYFNPGIPEARAFVEDAMLEAVRRYDVDGVHFDDFFYPYPEHGQDFPDAAAFARYGKGFTDRDAWRRDNVDTLVREMSERIKAIKPWVKFGISPFGIWRNKRTDPAGSATAGLQSYDDIHADTRRWVREQWLDYVVPQLYWHIGFARADYAKLLPWWAETVRGTRVQLYIGQADYRVGERGAWRDPAQLDRQLTLNRRYGVRGSVHFSATQVRADKLGAVSRYRTAHYAEPALLPEMAQLPATPPAAPDLTGARRDGAGGVALSWRGSGATSFAVYRLDGERATLVGTTRDSGWVDRAAPADRTVSYCVAGLDRSANQGALSAPASVPVG, from the coding sequence ATGTCCGCCGCCACCCCGCCCGCCCCACCTGCCCCGTCCGCCCGTCGTCGCCGGGCACTCGTCGCGGTCCTCGCCGTGCTCGCGGTCCTCGCCGTCGCGGTGCCGGTCGGCGTCGGGTCGCTCCGGGACCGGAGCCCGGGTGGCGCGGGCACCCGGCCGGCCACCACCGGCGGGGCCCCCGCCGGGGACGGTACGCCGAGCTGCGCCGGCCGCCCCGTGACGGCGCCCCGGGAGCTGCGCGGCATGTGGATCACGACGGTGAACAACATCGACTGGCCGAGCCGGCCCGGGCTGCCCGCCGCGACCGTGCAGGCGGAGTTCCGGGGCTGGCTGGACCTGGCCGTCCGGCAGCGGCACAACGCGGTCTTCGTGCACGTACGACCGAGCGGGGACGCGCTCTGGCCGTCCGCGTACGCCCCGTGGTCGCAGTGGCTGACCGGCAGCCGGGACGGCCGGGACCCCGGCTGGGACCCGATGGAGTTCATGGTCGCCGAGGCGCACGCCCGCAACCTGGAGTTCCACGCCTGGTTCAACCCGTACCGGGGCGGGCAGCCGGCCACCGTGGGCGGGCCCGGCCCGAGACTGGACCAGCTCGCGCCCGACCACCCGCTGCGCCGGCACCCCGAGTGGGTGGTGACCTACCCGAGCGCCGACAAGCCCGGCAGCCGGCTCTACTTCAACCCGGGCATCCCCGAGGCGCGCGCCTTCGTCGAGGACGCCATGCTGGAGGCGGTGCGGCGCTACGACGTCGACGGGGTGCACTTCGACGACTTCTTCTACCCCTACCCCGAGCACGGCCAGGACTTCCCGGACGCGGCGGCGTTCGCCCGCTACGGCAAGGGCTTCACCGACCGGGACGCCTGGCGACGCGACAACGTGGACACCCTGGTCCGCGAGATGAGCGAACGGATCAAGGCGATCAAGCCGTGGGTCAAGTTCGGCATCAGCCCGTTCGGGATCTGGCGCAACAAGCGCACCGACCCGGCCGGCTCGGCCACCGCCGGCCTGCAGAGCTACGACGACATCCACGCCGACACCCGCCGCTGGGTACGCGAGCAGTGGCTGGACTACGTGGTGCCGCAGCTCTACTGGCACATCGGGTTCGCCCGGGCCGACTACGCGAAGCTGCTGCCCTGGTGGGCGGAGACCGTACGCGGCACCCGGGTGCAGCTCTACATCGGCCAGGCCGACTACCGGGTCGGCGAGCGCGGGGCGTGGCGCGACCCGGCGCAACTCGACCGCCAGCTCACCCTCAACCGGCGCTACGGGGTGCGCGGCAGCGTGCACTTCAGCGCGACGCAGGTCCGCGCCGACAAGCTCGGCGCGGTCAGCCGCTACCGCACGGCGCACTACGCCGAACCGGCGCTGCTGCCCGAGATGGCCCAGCTGCCGGCGACGCCCCCGGCCGCGCCCGACCTCACCGGCGCACGGCGGGACGGCGCGGGCGGGGTGGCGCTGAGCTGGCGGGGGAGCGGGGCCACCAGCTTCGCGGTCTACCGCCTCGACGGGGAGCGCGCGACGCTGGTCGGCACCACCCGGGACAGCGGCTGGGTGGACCGCGCCGCGCCGGCCGACCGTACCGTCTCGTACTGCGTGGCGGGTCTGGACCGCAGCGCCAACCAGGGCGCGCTGAGCGCCCCGGCGAGCGTCCCCGTCGGCTGA
- a CDS encoding aspartate aminotransferase family protein: MTTFGFGRELVDHAEGVWIHLRDGRRVLDFSGGVGVLNHGHNHPRILAARRRFAEARRMEVHKAFFSPYLAALSHNVAALLPGDLSVSYFPNSGAEANEGAVKMAYKYHGGRRNTVLRADISFHGKTLGAGSLTGSSENAFRFPGLPGIVVYPYGDLAAVRAAVDTARTPGGDCDVYAILVEPFSASTMRRWSEDDLLALHRLCRERDIVLIFDEVYTGWGKTGSLFYFMRHEGLLPDILTYSKSLGGGKASIAGYTAREPIFRRAYDRLTDVILHSTTYYGFGEETATALEAVAVVVEDDYPARARALEAVLQPGLDRLAKAYPDVIGRVSGAGALWGVFLGGGPGLLDLAGKLMPGFTHDPQFRTKLITLSVIAHLFREHGIMTYYSPNADNPLMVAPSLVATPEDVEHFLTALDATLSRGLPRLLAAFVRERVTSRW; this comes from the coding sequence ATGACGACCTTCGGCTTCGGCCGGGAACTGGTGGACCACGCCGAGGGGGTGTGGATCCATCTCCGCGACGGCCGACGGGTGCTGGACTTCTCCGGCGGCGTCGGCGTGCTCAACCACGGGCACAACCACCCGCGGATCCTGGCCGCCCGGCGGCGGTTCGCCGAGGCCCGCCGGATGGAGGTGCACAAGGCGTTCTTCTCCCCGTACCTGGCGGCGTTGAGCCACAACGTCGCCGCGCTGCTCCCCGGCGACCTGTCCGTCTCGTACTTCCCCAACTCGGGGGCCGAGGCGAACGAGGGGGCGGTGAAGATGGCGTACAAGTACCACGGCGGGCGACGTAACACCGTGCTGCGCGCCGACATCAGCTTCCACGGCAAGACCCTCGGCGCGGGCAGCCTCACCGGCTCGTCGGAGAACGCGTTCCGCTTCCCCGGCCTGCCCGGCATCGTCGTGTACCCGTACGGGGACCTCGCCGCCGTCCGGGCGGCCGTCGACACGGCGCGCACCCCGGGCGGGGACTGCGACGTGTACGCCATCCTGGTCGAGCCGTTCAGCGCCTCCACCATGCGCCGGTGGAGCGAGGACGACCTGCTGGCCCTGCACCGGCTCTGCCGCGAGCGGGACATCGTGCTGATCTTCGACGAGGTCTACACCGGCTGGGGCAAGACCGGCAGCCTCTTCTACTTCATGCGGCACGAGGGGCTGCTGCCGGACATCCTCACCTACTCCAAGTCACTCGGCGGCGGCAAGGCCTCGATCGCCGGCTACACGGCCCGCGAGCCGATCTTCCGCCGGGCGTACGACCGGCTCACCGACGTCATCCTGCACAGCACCACCTACTACGGGTTCGGCGAGGAGACCGCCACCGCCCTGGAGGCCGTCGCGGTCGTGGTGGAGGACGACTACCCGGCCCGGGCCCGCGCCCTGGAGGCGGTGCTGCAGCCCGGCCTCGACCGGCTGGCCAAGGCGTACCCCGACGTGATCGGTCGGGTCAGCGGCGCGGGCGCGCTCTGGGGCGTCTTCCTCGGCGGCGGCCCCGGCCTGCTCGACCTGGCCGGCAAGCTGATGCCGGGCTTCACCCACGACCCGCAGTTCCGCACCAAACTGATCACCCTGTCGGTGATCGCGCACCTGTTCCGCGAGCACGGGATCATGACCTACTACAGCCCGAACGCGGACAACCCGCTGATGGTCGCGCCGAGCCTGGTGGCCACCCCCGAGGACGTGGAGCACTTCCTCACCGCCCTGGACGCGACGCTGTCCCGGGGCCTGCCGCGGCTGCTCGCCGCCTTCGTCCGGGAGCGGGTGACGTCCCGGTGGTGA
- a CDS encoding FMN-binding glutamate synthase family protein, giving the protein MSWARRVVPAAVTAVAALAARDLLQRDHALLRNFPVLGRARYLLESIGPELRQYIVAGNDEERPFTRDQRRWVYASAKQENNYFGFGTDNDIEYTPGYPIIKHRTFGRAVPPSAPGAGHDVTLPCAKVLGAARGRPGAFRPQSVVNISGMSFGSLSGNAVEALNRGAALAGCLQNTGEGGLSPYHRHGGELVFQLGTAYFGCRDEHGRFSLDRLKDLVAGAPVRALEIKLSQGAKPSLGGLLPGAKVSAEIAATRGITEGRDCVSPSRHAEFSDCDSLLDWVELLAAETGLPVGIKSAVGDLGFWEELTTLMRDTGRGVDFVTVDGGEGGTGAAPLIFTDSVSLPFQQGFTRVYRVFAERGLHEQVVFVGSGKLGLPDNAVVAFALGVDMVNVGREAMLSIGCIQAQKCHTDTCPTGVATQNQWLARGLDPARKSVRAANYVRTLRRDLVKVAEACGVEHPGLIDTGAVEILGGRTSSTPLDQVYGYRPDWGLPSAADRAEIVRLMTAEAPQGGSAPPSPTAVG; this is encoded by the coding sequence ATGAGCTGGGCCAGGAGAGTCGTACCCGCCGCTGTCACCGCCGTCGCCGCGCTCGCCGCGCGCGACCTGCTCCAGCGCGACCACGCGCTGCTGCGCAACTTCCCGGTGCTCGGCCGGGCCCGCTACCTGCTGGAGTCGATCGGCCCCGAACTGCGTCAGTACATCGTGGCCGGCAACGACGAGGAGCGGCCGTTCACCCGCGACCAGCGGCGCTGGGTGTACGCGTCGGCGAAGCAGGAGAACAACTACTTCGGGTTCGGCACCGACAACGACATCGAGTACACGCCCGGTTATCCGATCATCAAGCACCGCACGTTCGGCCGGGCGGTGCCGCCGTCGGCCCCCGGCGCCGGTCACGACGTCACGCTGCCCTGCGCCAAGGTGCTCGGCGCGGCCCGGGGCCGGCCGGGCGCGTTCCGCCCGCAGTCGGTGGTGAACATCTCCGGGATGAGCTTCGGTTCGCTCTCCGGCAACGCGGTCGAGGCGCTCAACCGGGGCGCCGCGCTGGCCGGCTGCCTGCAGAACACCGGTGAGGGCGGGCTGTCGCCGTACCACCGCCACGGCGGTGAGCTGGTCTTCCAGCTCGGGACCGCGTACTTCGGGTGCCGCGACGAGCACGGCCGGTTCTCCCTCGACCGGCTCAAGGACCTGGTGGCGGGAGCCCCGGTCCGGGCGTTGGAGATCAAGCTCAGTCAGGGCGCGAAGCCGAGCCTCGGCGGCCTGCTGCCGGGGGCGAAGGTCTCCGCCGAGATCGCCGCCACCCGGGGCATCACCGAGGGGCGCGACTGTGTCAGCCCGTCGCGGCACGCCGAGTTCTCCGACTGCGACAGCCTGCTGGACTGGGTCGAGCTGCTCGCGGCCGAGACCGGCCTGCCCGTCGGGATCAAGTCCGCCGTCGGCGACCTGGGCTTCTGGGAGGAGCTGACCACGCTGATGCGCGACACCGGCCGGGGCGTCGACTTCGTCACCGTCGACGGGGGTGAGGGCGGCACCGGCGCCGCGCCGCTGATCTTCACCGACTCGGTGTCGCTGCCGTTCCAACAGGGCTTCACCCGGGTCTACCGGGTCTTCGCCGAGCGCGGCCTGCACGAGCAGGTGGTCTTCGTCGGCTCCGGGAAGCTGGGCCTGCCGGACAACGCCGTGGTGGCGTTCGCCCTCGGCGTCGACATGGTCAACGTCGGCCGGGAGGCGATGCTGTCGATCGGCTGCATCCAGGCGCAGAAGTGCCACACCGACACCTGTCCCACCGGCGTGGCCACCCAGAACCAATGGCTGGCCCGGGGCCTGGACCCGGCGCGCAAGTCGGTGCGGGCCGCCAACTACGTGCGTACCCTGCGGCGCGACCTGGTCAAGGTCGCCGAGGCGTGCGGCGTGGAGCACCCCGGTCTGATCGACACCGGCGCCGTCGAGATCCTCGGCGGCCGCACCTCCTCGACCCCGCTGGACCAGGTGTACGGCTACCGGCCCGACTGGGGGCTGCCGTCCGCCGCCGACCGGGCGGAGATCGTCCGGCTGATGACGGCCGAGGCGCCGCAGGGCGGCAGCGCCCCGCCGTCGCCCACCGCCGTCGGCTGA
- a CDS encoding response regulator — protein sequence MDRVIRVAAVDDDRMLLEGLDAWLSPVADLRLVRVASTVEQLLREPTEPADVVLLDLVLRDGSEAAQNVRRLVAAGRRVLVLSVWARPDQVVATFAAGCSGYVTKDHDLAALAAAVREVAAGRPVFSSELAFACLGDERPTRPRLSPRERGVLLAYASGMTLTATARHLGIKPETARTYLDRVKAKYHDLGRPSRTKLDLAARVREDRLQTG from the coding sequence GTGGACCGGGTGATCCGGGTGGCGGCGGTCGACGACGACCGGATGCTGCTGGAAGGGCTGGACGCCTGGCTGTCGCCGGTGGCCGACCTGCGACTGGTGCGGGTGGCGTCCACGGTGGAGCAGTTGCTGCGTGAGCCGACGGAACCGGCCGACGTGGTGCTGCTGGACCTGGTGCTGCGCGACGGCAGCGAGGCCGCGCAGAACGTCCGGCGGCTGGTGGCGGCGGGACGCCGGGTGCTGGTGTTGAGCGTCTGGGCGCGCCCCGACCAGGTGGTGGCGACCTTCGCCGCCGGGTGCAGCGGGTACGTGACCAAGGACCACGACCTGGCGGCGCTGGCGGCGGCGGTCCGTGAGGTGGCGGCCGGCCGCCCGGTCTTCTCCTCCGAGCTGGCCTTCGCCTGCCTGGGTGACGAGCGGCCGACCCGGCCCCGGCTGTCCCCCCGGGAGCGCGGGGTGCTGCTCGCGTACGCCTCGGGCATGACGCTGACCGCCACGGCCCGGCACCTGGGCATCAAGCCGGAGACCGCCCGCACCTACCTGGACCGGGTGAAGGCCAAGTACCACGACCTCGGCCGGCCCAGCCGGACCAAACTGGACCTCGCCGCCCGGGTCCGCGAGGACCGCCTCCAGACCGGCTGA
- a CDS encoding sensor histidine kinase, translating to MLVLLALHRLTCLAPAVVTCAYGAYRSTWANLGLLAVVASWNLALFRAARRRGWFPAALVHLDVLLAGLVLVVVTANLTTGVAVPNWGNLVAQASGSLVGAALTRPWSIAGCLLTLALTQSAVIVGYGPETDSPVPALVHAINGLACFALVAGFAVRYLRRAGRNLDRVNAHRLATEAEAAADHARYVTRLAHHRALHDTVLTTLTLIARGLADPGRPEVRRRCAQDAEVIRGLLGAGPDPAFGTVGEALREVVGEVSLLGLRVRYQGATVPADVPPPVVEALRAGAREALNNVVKHAGVDHAWLTVTGEGRALRVTVVDRGRGFDPAAVPPGFGFRHSIVDRVAEVGGRARVSSEPGAGTCVELTWTG from the coding sequence ATGCTGGTCCTGCTCGCGCTGCACCGGCTCACCTGCCTGGCGCCCGCCGTCGTCACCTGCGCCTACGGCGCGTACCGGAGCACCTGGGCCAACCTCGGCCTGCTGGCGGTGGTGGCGTCCTGGAACCTGGCGCTGTTCCGGGCCGCCCGGCGGCGCGGCTGGTTCCCGGCGGCGCTGGTCCACCTCGACGTGCTGCTGGCCGGGCTGGTGCTGGTGGTGGTCACGGCGAACCTGACCACCGGCGTGGCCGTGCCGAACTGGGGCAACCTGGTGGCGCAGGCGAGCGGGTCGCTGGTCGGTGCGGCGCTGACCCGACCCTGGTCGATCGCGGGCTGCCTGCTCACGCTGGCCCTCACCCAGTCGGCGGTGATCGTCGGGTACGGCCCGGAGACGGACTCCCCGGTCCCGGCGCTCGTGCACGCGATCAACGGGTTGGCCTGCTTCGCCCTGGTCGCCGGCTTCGCGGTGCGCTACCTGCGCCGGGCCGGGCGCAACCTCGACCGGGTCAACGCCCACCGGCTGGCCACCGAGGCCGAGGCCGCCGCGGACCACGCCCGGTACGTCACCCGGCTGGCCCACCACCGGGCGCTGCACGACACGGTGCTGACCACGCTGACGCTGATCGCCCGGGGCCTGGCGGATCCGGGCCGGCCGGAGGTGCGCCGCCGTTGCGCACAGGACGCCGAGGTGATCCGCGGGCTGCTCGGCGCCGGCCCCGACCCGGCGTTCGGCACCGTCGGCGAGGCGCTGCGCGAGGTGGTCGGCGAGGTCTCCCTGCTGGGGCTGCGGGTGCGCTACCAGGGTGCGACGGTGCCGGCGGACGTGCCGCCCCCGGTGGTCGAGGCGCTGCGCGCGGGCGCCCGCGAGGCGCTGAACAACGTGGTGAAGCACGCCGGGGTGGATCACGCCTGGCTGACCGTGACCGGGGAGGGCCGGGCACTGCGGGTGACCGTCGTCGACCGGGGACGGGGCTTCGACCCCGCCGCCGTGCCGCCCGGGTTCGGCTTCCGGCACTCGATCGTCGACCGGGTGGCCGAGGTGGGCGGCCGGGCCCGGGTCTCCAGCGAGCCGGGCGCCGGCACGTGCGTGGAGCTGACGTGGACCGGGTGA
- a CDS encoding UbiA prenyltransferase family protein, whose amino-acid sequence MPLLDSAPATVAAVPPPATRRASLVVELIRLVRPTHWVKSLLVVPLPLLDPASWHPAGLLRLGWSVLAFVLAASAVYVGNDVADRHRDGHHPVKRHRPVASGRVPVPLAYACAAVLLLGLALLLAAGLTGPAWPVLLYLALNVWYSRGLKHVPLVEAGVVATGFVLRAVQGYLAVGTAVSAWLLITVFAGCLLLIIGKRRQELLEAGVAHRPALHGWSVELAGHLLQLTGVLAVTAGLVWLGTEAPFDPYGEAAMLLSTPFVLYLMSRYLQLALVRRAAGDPVRLLLRDRAVVTAVVLWAACLGALYAATRFPALVAALS is encoded by the coding sequence ATGCCCCTCCTCGACTCCGCCCCCGCCACCGTCGCCGCCGTGCCGCCGCCGGCCACCCGCCGGGCGAGTCTGGTCGTCGAGCTGATCCGGCTGGTACGCCCCACGCACTGGGTGAAGAGCCTGCTGGTCGTCCCGCTCCCGCTGCTCGACCCGGCGTCCTGGCACCCGGCCGGGCTGCTCCGGCTGGGCTGGTCCGTGCTCGCCTTCGTGCTCGCCGCCTCGGCCGTGTACGTGGGCAACGACGTGGCCGACCGGCACCGGGACGGCCACCACCCGGTGAAACGGCACCGGCCGGTCGCCTCCGGTCGGGTGCCGGTCCCGCTGGCGTACGCCTGCGCCGCCGTGCTGCTGCTCGGGCTCGCCCTGCTGCTGGCCGCCGGCCTGACCGGGCCGGCCTGGCCGGTGCTGCTCTACCTCGCGCTCAACGTCTGGTACAGCCGGGGCCTGAAGCACGTCCCGCTGGTCGAGGCCGGGGTGGTCGCGACCGGGTTCGTGCTCCGCGCCGTGCAGGGCTACCTGGCCGTCGGCACGGCCGTGTCGGCCTGGCTGTTGATCACCGTCTTCGCCGGCTGCCTGCTGCTGATCATCGGAAAGCGCCGCCAGGAACTGCTGGAGGCGGGGGTGGCCCACCGGCCCGCGCTGCACGGCTGGTCGGTGGAGCTGGCCGGGCACCTGCTCCAGCTCACCGGCGTGCTGGCGGTCACCGCCGGACTGGTCTGGCTGGGCACGGAAGCCCCGTTCGACCCGTACGGGGAGGCCGCGATGCTGCTCTCCACCCCGTTCGTTCTCTACCTGATGTCCCGATACCTGCAACTGGCCCTGGTCCGGCGGGCGGCCGGCGATCCGGTCCGGCTGCTGCTGCGCGACCGGGCGGTGGTCACCGCCGTCGTGCTCTGGGCCGCCTGCCTCGGCGCGCTGTACGCCGCCACCCGCTTCCCGGCGCTCGTCGCCGCCCTGTCCTGA